In the genome of Moorena sp. SIOASIH, the window CATAAGTATTTTCGATAATAGCGAATTGCCTTTTGAGACAACATTCAACCAAGACATAGATATAAATAACCTTTACCTTGATCGTCCAGAAGATGATTATCGTGATGGGAGGTTCTTCAATGTTGCGACTAAACAACAATCGATCTTAATAACAATCGAAACCATCGAACCTCAATCAGGCTCGCCTAGTCTTCCCAATCAAGTCGGCTTGCCTAATCCTCCCCGGGGTTGCTACTAACTATTGGTAGAATTTTGCCCCCTAACTCCCCAACTTTGGGGAGAACGAAACTCCCAAAGTCCCTCAAAATTGCGGTATACTGGGGGCAGTAGCAAAATGATACCAATAAATTTAGCAAAACCTATAATCTAGAACCTTAAACATAATCATCCTACTAATCAAAAGTAGTTTTGTATATTGGGATAATTTGTCATAGTCATTTAAACTCAAATTAACTGAATTAACAGGTATTTTAACTTACCTGATGATAGTTTTAAAAAAAAGAAGCGATTGGCCGTTGGCCACGCTACGCGAACGCTAACTGAAATAAGCAGAAAAATCTAAATAAGATAACACTGGTTTAAATTTTTATATTTCCTATCTTATTAGGTCAAGTAATTTTGTAACAATCACCGAATCTAGTGGTTTAAATGGCCTAATTAAAATGGTTAAGGGCGCACGGTTTACGCCCTTAAAATTGATTGGTGTGAGAAGCACTATAGCTACTATAGTAATTACTAAAATTTAGATATCTAGCCAGATTGGCTAGAAGTTAAAACCTTTCGCCAATCTGGCTGATAATTGGTTAATTTTTCCATAATACTTGAGGGGCAACCAAATTTTTTAATTAATTTCAGGAGGTTTTAACCATGGAGATTACGGATCTTAATGTGAGTGATATGCCAGTTGAGCCAAGTAAAATAGAACTCACTTTACCCACAAACATCAATGGCCCCAATCCTTTTGTTTTTACAGGCTGCAAAGGAATGATGTTGGAGGATTTTGAGAGTCTTCCTGTTATCAGAGTTATAGAATCTTCACCAATAGCAGTAACTACTGGCTTATAAAAGGAGATATTCCTGACATCCTTAGTTGAGGATAACTTCGATAATTCCTCAAAATTTATAGGTTTTATGGTAAGGGTATTAGGGATTAGGGTAACTTAAGCATTCAGCCGTCAGCGGTCAGCCATCAGCCAAAAGGCAACGGCTGATAGCTGATAGCTGATACGCGACACGCTGATAGCTGATAGCTGATACGCGACACGCTGATAGCTGATACGCGACACGCTGATAGCTGATACGCGACACGCTGATAGCTGATAGCTGATAATTATGGCGCTATACAAAAAAAGCCTGCACTCAGCAGGCTACCAATGTTTTCAGAAAGATTTAGTTGATCTAACCCCGGTCAGATCCAAACCATAAATCAACCAATGACAATGTACTCACTATTCACAGCAGCAGTTAGTGTGCCCTGATCCAGCAAAGCCTGATAAACCATCGCAGCTACCTCACCACGAGTGGCCTCACGCACGGGATTGAGTTTCCTCTGGTCAGGGGAATTGACCACAATCAGTTTTTTAGTAGCGGTTATTACTTGATCTGTGGCATAGCTGGGAATATCTCCTTTGTCATCATAGAGATCCAAAGCATTGGGATCTGATTCGTTTAAACCTAAGCCATTCACCAAGGAAACAATCACATCCGCTCGCTTGACATTATCGGCTTGTCCGAAGTTGCCATTATTGTAACCAGACAGGAATCCACCGCGATAGGCTTTTTGAATTGCATCCTTAGCCCAAGACCCATCACCGACATCTTTGAATTCCTTAGCATCCCTTATTGCTGGAGGGTTGAACGCTTTGCTAATCAAGGCCGCATATTGAGCACGGTTGATTTTATCATCAGGTTTAAAGTTAGTGTTGTCAACACCTGAAATCATACCTTCTGCCAACAATCCCTGAATAAACTCTTTCGCCCAGTGGTCTTGAATGTCTGCGAATGTGGGTATCCCGTCGCCGTCAAATTTAACAATATATTGATTATTAATAGCGCTGACTGTTCCAGCATCCACCAAGGCTTGATAAACCATCGCAGCTACTTCAGCACGGGTAGCATTGCGAGTGGGGTTGAGTTGCCTGAGATTGCTGTGATTTACGATAATTTCTTTTTTGGTTGCGGTTTTGACAGCCTCAATGGCGTAGGTAGGAATGGACCCGCTGTCATCGTAGGCTTGTAAGGCATTGGGACTAGCAGCCGTTAAGTCTAACCCATTCACCAGTGAAACAATTATTTGGGCACGCTGGACTTTGTCTGTGGGTTTGAATGTCCCCCCAGGGTAGCCAGAGAGGAATCCACCACGATAGGCTTGTTTAATCTTTTCGTAAGCCCAATAAGTGGAAGGAACATCACTGAAATCCTTGGCATCCCTTTCAGCTGAAGGATTGAAAGCGTTGACCAACAAGGCCGCATATTCAGCACGGGTCATGGTTTGGTTTGGCTTAAAGCTGCCATCAGTAAAGCCACTAATGTACCCTTTACTGTACAATCCCTCGATGAAATCCTCTGCCCAATGACCAGCAATATCAGTTAACTTTTTAGTTGAATCAGGTGGGTCAACAGGATCAGGTGGGTCAACAGGATCAGGTGGGTCAACAGGATCAGGTGGGTCAACAGGATCAGGTGGGTCAACAGGATCAGGTGGGTCAACAGGATCAGGCACTTCAGCGATCGCATCCTGAATTGAAACCGGACCACTGGCTTTTGAGGCAACTAAAAAATTGCCCACTGATTTCAGCTCAACCGTGGTGAAATTTTTTAAATCAAACTCACCGTTGTTAACCAGTATGTTTTCCCCTGGCTCTGCTGTGGTTCCCAAATCGGGAAAACCATTGCCAGCAACTGACAGACCAAATCTTTCGTTGTTTTCAATCCGATTCTTACGCAGTATCGGTCGAGCGTCCCCAGAAACCACTATCCCAAAGATGTTTTCAGAGGTTTGGTTCTCGACCAGCCTGGGCGCTGCATTATTATCAACAGCAATGCCATTACCCATTTTTTTACAGGTATTCCCTTGGATGTTCCCTTTGGCATCCCTGGTAATCGATATCCCTTGACCCTCGATATCACTACCAATGAAATCATTATTTTTAATTTCTGGTGCCGCCTCACCTGTGACATTAACCCCTTCACGATTGCACTCTTTGAAGGTACAATTAGCTACTACAGGGCTACCAGACTCAATCCAGGCACCAGTGCCTCGGGCAACCCGATTAGTGATAGTGACTCCCCTGAGTTCGGTATCCTTAGCTAGGATAAGGGTCACGTTTTGACCACCACCGAAACGAGTGTTGAACAACCCGTTGCCTTCAATTAAGATGTCCTTGCCTTTGTTTGCTTCATCGCCTATAATTTTTACACCGGAGGGAGCTTTCAGCGGAAAGGTTTCACCACTAGTGGTACTATAAGTACCAGGTTTTAGTTGAATCTCGTCACCTGATCCAGCTGAATCGAATGCTTTGGTAATAGTTTTAAAGGGCGCAGATTCGCTACCATCAGCGCTATCACTTCCAGTAGCTGGATTGACGTATAGAGTTGCCATAATTTAGGATTACCCAAAACGCTTAAGAACACAGCAAAACGGAGGTGTCACCCATCATAGGGTTCACCACTTGCTAATTTCCTGAGCAGGAGGCTAACTTTCTTTAGAAATACTCTTAAGAATTGTTACCTAGATAGTGTGCCTGCTTTTATTGCTTATATCTCACAGTTTAAGCTCGATTTTCAGTAAATGTCCATTGAGACTTAAGCAGATTTACTCTGGATTTCTTGTTCTGGCAAGGTGAGAATCTCTACACCGTCAGCGGTGACAACTATAGTGTGTTCAAATTGGGCAGAAAGTTTGCGATCGCTTGTTACAGCTGTCCACTTATCAGCTAATATCTCCACTTCGTGGGTACCTTCGTTAATCATGGGCTCGATAGTGAAAACCATCCCAGCCCGGAGGCGCTTTCC includes:
- a CDS encoding S-layer homology domain-containing protein produces the protein MATLYVNPATGSDSADGSESAPFKTITKAFDSAGSGDEIQLKPGTYSTTSGETFPLKAPSGVKIIGDEANKGKDILIEGNGLFNTRFGGGQNVTLILAKDTELRGVTITNRVARGTGAWIESGSPVVANCTFKECNREGVNVTGEAAPEIKNNDFIGSDIEGQGISITRDAKGNIQGNTCKKMGNGIAVDNNAAPRLVENQTSENIFGIVVSGDARPILRKNRIENNERFGLSVAGNGFPDLGTTAEPGENILVNNGEFDLKNFTTVELKSVGNFLVASKASGPVSIQDAIAEVPDPVDPPDPVDPPDPVDPPDPVDPPDPVDPPDPVDPPDSTKKLTDIAGHWAEDFIEGLYSKGYISGFTDGSFKPNQTMTRAEYAALLVNAFNPSAERDAKDFSDVPSTYWAYEKIKQAYRGGFLSGYPGGTFKPTDKVQRAQIIVSLVNGLDLTAASPNALQAYDDSGSIPTYAIEAVKTATKKEIIVNHSNLRQLNPTRNATRAEVAAMVYQALVDAGTVSAINNQYIVKFDGDGIPTFADIQDHWAKEFIQGLLAEGMISGVDNTNFKPDDKINRAQYAALISKAFNPPAIRDAKEFKDVGDGSWAKDAIQKAYRGGFLSGYNNGNFGQADNVKRADVIVSLVNGLGLNESDPNALDLYDDKGDIPSYATDQVITATKKLIVVNSPDQRKLNPVREATRGEVAAMVYQALLDQGTLTAAVNSEYIVIG